The Setaria viridis chromosome 2, Setaria_viridis_v4.0, whole genome shotgun sequence DNA window GGCAGGCTTTCTACAAGGCAATAGCCTTTCTAGCAACCAATTCGCAGGAACTCGGCCCACCGCGGCCAGCCTTCCCCTAATTCGGTGGCGCCAAATCGCTCGGGTGCGCTCGCAAATCCAATCCCCACGGTGGGGTCTGGACTCGAGATCCGCGAGTTTTAGTCCTGACGGGACCGGGGGGCGGGTCCGGAATTCCCCCTATCGATCTCGGGTTTGAGGACCCGATACATAGCGGGTGCGGAGGCGGGTTTATACTCCTCCACGGGTGGTCCACGGGATTTCGAAGTATACAATTCAGTCAAAAAAACTAGCACAGTTCAACAACAACCCTAGCAATATAACTCCGAGTCTACGTTTCAGACTTCCAGTACGTCTCCCactctccgccgcccgcccgcatCCCCAACCTTATCCCCATCGCCCCCTCGCCcagtccgcctccgccgcctggcGCTAGCCGCGCGCGCCCTCGCCTCTCGCCGGCCACCTGCACCTCGCCTTGTCTTGCTCGGGTTTCGAGGGGCCGTCGGGTTTCGGACACCCGCGGGCTTCGAGGATGGGTGTACATTGTCACCCGAAACGAGGTTCGCGGCGGGTTTTATTCTCAGTGTTTCGGGGGCGGGTACATGGAACCTCCACTTGACCCCGACGCGCGAGTCATTCTCGCGCGAACCGAACGGCGGCTCCTCTTCCCCCGGCAGCCTAGGGTTCTCCTCCTCCGATCAGTCGTCAGCGGGCACTCCGTGACAAGTCCTCACCTCCCCGTGCTCCTCGGATGGCGACCAGCGAGGAGCTCGCCCAGATCGACATCTCCAAGGAGGTTCGTGCGCCCCCACCCTCCCCGCTGCAGAGCGCACGCGAGGTGTTCGACGTTTTGTCTGACCGGCCCCGTCCTGCAGGAGAAGGACAAGCTGGTGGCGGAGGTGATGCGGTACATGCTCTTCAAGACGCACCAGACCTCCGGATGCCCCATCAAGCGGGAGGAGCTCACGGGGATCGTCACCAAGAACTACCGCCAGCGTGCCCTGCCCGCGCTCGTCATCAACGAGGCCCGGGACAGGCTCGCCGCCACCTTTGGGTACGAAATGAGGGAACTCCAGAGGACCCGCGCCCCGTCCACGCGCTCTGGCCGGCCGTCACAGCCGCAGCGTAAGGCAtcctctttgtttctttcttaatCCTTTCCTCTCAATTCTTTGCCATTTCCTCTGCGTCTGTCACCATAACAGCTGCCCGGCAGGCAATGGCTAATGAATTTTGTGGGAAATGTGTTTAGCGAATGCGGAGGCGAAGAGCTATGTTCTGGTCAGCCAGCTAGACCATGAGGTGTATAGCAAGTACGTTGAGGATAAGGAGGCTGCCCCTCTATCTGGCTTTGCTTTCACTATCATTAGCCTTATTCATCTTGCTGGTGGCAAAATCCCCGAAGGTAAGGTAAGGGGGTCAAAATTATTTGCTTTGGTTGGGAAGACTTAATGGTCTGATGTTCCTGAGCTCTGTCAATCACTTTCCAGAGGACCTCTGGCATCAGTTGAAGCGGCTGGGTTTGAAGAACGATAATGATGAGAAGCACCCTGCTCTTGGTAACAATAAGCAGGCGCTTGAACTCCTTGTGCAGCAAAGGTTGGTTTGGTGTGTGCTGTGGAATCTGTAATTCATTGCAAACTTTTTTGGTTCATCTTTGTTGCTTAATGCAGGTACTTGCTGA harbors:
- the LOC117842542 gene encoding uncharacterized protein, with protein sequence MATSEELAQIDISKEEKDKLVAEVMRYMLFKTHQTSGCPIKREELTGIVTKNYRQRALPALVINEARDRLAATFGYEMRELQRTRAPSTRSGRPSQPQPNAEAKSYVLVSQLDHEVYSKYVEDKEAAPLSGFAFTIISLIHLAGGKIPEEDLWHQLKRLGLKNDNDEKHPALGNNKQALELLVQQRYLLKEKLAGPEGHVVMYELAERALDESISGKLKDYIAQIVGTSTVAEENSS